Genomic window (Oncorhynchus mykiss isolate Arlee chromosome 21, USDA_OmykA_1.1, whole genome shotgun sequence):
ccTGACacacagatgagagtgctctgaaatcgaagTAGATAACCAGAGCAAATTTACAAACGCACCCCATGAAATTACGAGTTATATGACCTTCAAAACGATTTTGTTCACAATAGGAGCTCGTTTTTgttcgagttcccagttgtctggaATGCACTGAAGTAGGAACTCGGGGAGATGTCATTAATGATTCTAGGAAAATTTCATTATTTTTGTTATTAACTAAAAAGCTAAATATGATTTAATCTTGTTGTAACAAATACATAAGATACATTTCAATTCAATGAACCAATTTACGCCTAGAGGTACATTGTTTTGGAACATGTTTGTTCCTGACGCGGCATCATACCTCAGTGGGAGCGACTTGGAATTATGACGTGCTCTGTGACGTTTTTTTTTTGCTACCAGGAAACGAATGTAAACATAGCAATCGGAAGAGAAACGCGAATGCATTCGCATAATTCTACAAAAAATCTCTCGATGCTGGGTGCTAAATACGATTTTGCAGCACTGGGCGAAATGGGGTTAGCTGGAATATATGATTGCCAATTCTAGAAAAGGTTTAACGCAGTAGCTAGGACTGAGGCTGGCTAATCGCTCGATAAACCGGTAAGATAGCCTGCTATATTTCATGCTAGTAGCTAGTTATATTTCctatagactatatatataccCGATGTGATAAACATATTACTGTGTTTGATAGCAGCTTAGTGAATTGTGTTCGTCTATTTGACATGTAGACACACATCCACTTCGGGGTGCAGAGAATTTGCAACAAGCTGATGACATGTCGGCAGACTGTTCTTCTGCCAACCAGGAAGAACCTAATGCTGTTGTTGGAAACATATTGGTGCAGTTCATATAGGTATTGTTCATAGTTGCAAGCAAATTACCGAGAAATATGAGAACAGATATTTAAAAATAAGAAATGTCATGCTGAAGATAAACCTAGCATACTCCTCATCCACTATACACTATAAGCCAATGCAATGACATTGTATACTGCTCTTCCCAGGTCCAGGCATGTTTGCCATAAGGGCACCTGAGGAGGAGTCCTCAGAGATGGTGGAGGAGATGGACACGTCAGAGGCTGTCTGGTGCTGGTATTACCTAGCTGAATGTGGAGTGTGGCACATGTTTGAGGTACAGGACATATCACTCCACCTATGCATTCCTCATAAATCCATCCTCTTACTTGATCTATTGATCCATTCCTTCATTATTCCATCCACCCATCCcatcccctcactcactcactctacccATCCCAGTCTCATTTGCAATTTGTTCTGCTTGTGGCAGATTGATCCAAGTGCTGCATGCTCTGTGACCAGTGAGCAGATAGAACAGAATTACAGCAGGAATCAACACGGTGTCATGGAGTTTTACACCGCCAAGTACACCTACAGACTGGACTTCTCAGGTACCAAGAACACTACAGTACTGGCACACATCTATACAGTATCATTTACAATCATTGGATATGTTGGAGTCCGTCTCTAATTGGCTGATCTTTGTTACCTGTTTGTCTTTGTTTCACAACCAGTCATGAAGCAGATCAATGTCACAACCGGGAAACAACGGCCAATCAAACGGGCATTCCACTCTGCCACTGGCTTTAGGTGAGTCTGAGCTGTACCAATGGGGTCACCCACGGGCATGTAGCTGTATAAAAACTCAGACATGCAGGTAGCCCACAGGCCTGTAACTATATAACTAAGAAATACAGAGTTCTGAGTGCTCTCCATTGGCTCTGTGGTCAGTTTCACTTCCTGGAGCTTACTTCCCAGAGCTTACTCTTTAGTCTATTGTGGGGTTAGAAGCATCACCTGTTATATCGTTAAACCTTATGCATGTTGTGCTACATTTTGGGTGAAAATAAAGGATGTGTAACTAAGGGCATTGACATAATAACCACCCAGCAGTTGGACCCAGACCTGACCTGTACCGTTTATGTCTGAATTGTGTATATGCATCTGTCACCCTCGCCCAGGTTCATTTGTGATAATCTGGCCCTGCCGGTGCCCTGCCACTGGGAGAGAATAAATACAGACGAGCCTTATCAGGTACGGGAAAAGGATGTGTGTGGACAATATGCTGTGTATCTACCTTTTTCAGACAGAGAGCTTTACCCGTCTTTTGCCGGTTCAGGTTACTATCTGAATGGGGCAGGGGTAGAAATACAGGTAACTCCTAACCAGCATGTTacctgtgtaacggatgtgaaacgctagcttagttagaGGTGGTACGctctaaatagcgtttcaatcggtgatatcacttgctctgagaccttgtagtagtagttccccttgctctgcaagggccgcggcttttgtggagcgatgggtaatgatgcttcgtgggtgtcagttgttgatgtgtgcagaggttccctggttcgcgcccgggtatgggcgaggggacggtctaaaggtATACTGTTACACCTGCTCAAGACCTAGCCATTACCTGCTCAAGACCTAGTCATGTTACCTGCTCAAGACCTAGTCATGTTATCTGCTCAAGACCTAGTCATGTTACCTGCTCAAGACCTAGTCATGTTACCTGCTCAAGACCTAGTCATGTTATCTGCTCAAGACCTAGTCATGTTACCTGCTCAAGACCTAGTCATGTTATCTGCTCAAGACCTAGTCATGTTACCTGCTCAAGACCTAGTCATGTTATCTGCTCAAGACCTAGTCATGTTACCTGCTCAAGACCTAGTCATGTTACCTGCTCAAGACCTAGTCATGTTACCTGCTCAAGACCTAGTCATGTTACCTGCTCAAGACCTAGTCATGTTATCTGCTCAAGACCTAGTCATGTTACCTGCTCAAGACCTAGTCATTACCTGCTCAAGACCTAGTCATGTTATCTGCTCAAGACCTAGTCATGTTACCTGCTCAAGACCTAGTCATGTTATCTGCTCAAGATCTAGTCATTACCTGCTCAAGACCTAGTCATGTTATCTGCTCAAGACCTAGTCATGTTACCTGCTCAAGACCTAGTCATTACCTGCTCAAGACCTAGTCATGTTACCTGCTCAAGACCTAGTCATGTTACCTGCTCAAGACCTAGTCATGTTACCTGCTCAAGACCTAGTCATGTTACCTGCTCAAGACCTAGTCATGTTACCTGCTCAAGACCTAGTCATGTTACCTGCTCAAGACCTAGTCATGTTATCTGCTCAAGACCTAGTCATGTTATCTGCTCAAGACCTAGTCATGTTATCTGCTCAAGACCTAGTGATTATCTGCTCAAGACCTAGTCATGTTATCTGCTCAAGACCTAGTGATTACCTGCTCAAGACCTAGTCATGTTACCTGCTCAAGACCTAGTCATGTTATCTGCTCAAGACCTAGTCATGTTATCTGCTCAAGACCTAGTGATTACCTGCTCAAGACCTAGTCATGTTACCTGCTCAAGACCTAGTCATGTTATCTGCTCAAGACCTTGTCATGTTATCTGCTCAAGACCTAGTCATGTTATCTGCTCAAGACCTAGTGATTACCTGCTCAATACCTAGTCATGTTATCTGCTCAAGACCTAGTCATGTTACCTGCTCAAGACCTAGCCATGTTATCTGCTCAGTGGAGAGGTTTCGCCTTGCACTTCAATTATCTTAGTTGTTATGGAAATCGGCCCGATATTGCTATTTACTTTCTGCATTGCTGACTACCTTTAAAGGCCAAGTGCAGTCGAAAACATATTTTCCTGTATTTTGGATATATTTCAACACTATGAGGATGGAATAATACTGTAAAATTAcgtaatgcccttttagtgtaagaactgtttgaaaagaccgcctgaaatgtcTGCCTGCTTTGGTGGgagggagttttggccttcctggtgatgtcaccaggtgaaaaatatgttaatagaccaataagaaagagagttccaaatctctctgccaatagcagctagttttcagttttccctctGTACTCAGACCACTTCCAGACATTTTGTAATAATAGAAAGAAAATCCACAGTAAGGTACTTATTTGTTTCCCAGAAAAggtgatttgatattgagataacaGCTTTATTGGACCTTTCAGTAAAGTGTTATCAATGTATCTACCTACTCCATGACTCTCTTTAGCCAGTTTGTTTCTTTCTAACTAAAACACTGTGTGTCATTGATTTGCAGTATACCCATGTCTGATTGACTATTCTCTTTCAGCTtgtagaattaggaattagaataccaGTAATTTAATATGATCTTTATTTCAGCTCGTCTCATTGGCCAGAGATACTTATGAATTCAAGGAAGTGGTCAGACTCTATGAAAGGACCATGTGTCACCCTATCAAATCTATTCAGAGGATACAGAACCTGGATCTGTGGGAGTTCTTTTGCAGGTAgagctgtgggtgtgtgtgtgtgtgtgtgtgtgtgtgtgtgtgtgtgtgtgtgtgtgtgtgtgtgtgtgtgtgtggtattataATGATGTTAGTATAGTTTAGTATCTAAATTATTTTGATGATAGCATCTAGAATCCCAGTTTGGAATGACGGTTTGAATCAGATAGGTAGACCTTTTTCGATAACATCTTAGAGATATTTTGGTTGGAAAACATGCTTAGCCTAAATGCTGAGACTGATCAATGCTCTTGTGTTTTTACTCCAATTACTAAAGGAAAAAACAACAATTGCGCAAGATAAAGCGAGTTGTGGACATTGAGGAGAAAATGTTATTTCATGGCACAGGCCACAGCAACGTGCAGGCTATATGCACATATAACTTTGACTGGCGGCTAACTGGGAGCCATGGGGACGTCTATGGCAGAGGTAGATTCCACTTGTGTTGTGTCATGAAATCGTAACTTTCTCACAATTTCACGGTTTTCCAAAAATCCCGGTTAGAGTATtcctggatttcctgcttattcctgTCTATTCTTGCTTGATTCCAAGAATCTTCCAACTttgatttctggaaaacctgggaattttggcaAAGTTCCCAGAATTTTGCAACAGTAGTTTCAACTGT
Coding sequences:
- the LOC110499856 gene encoding protein mono-ADP-ribosyltransferase PARP11, with the protein product MFAIRAPEEESSEMVEEMDTSEAVWCWYYLAECGVWHMFEIDPSAACSVTSEQIEQNYSRNQHGVMEFYTAKYTYRLDFSVMKQINVTTGKQRPIKRAFHSATGFRFICDNLALPVPCHWERINTDEPYQLVSLARDTYEFKEVVRLYERTMCHPIKSIQRIQNLDLWEFFCRKKQQLRKIKRVVDIEEKMLFHGTGHSNVQAICTYNFDWRLTGSHGDVYGRGSYFARDAKYSSKFCLTTGKHNFALQKHGLAPPIFSSEPPYKTMFLARVLVGESTLGNPLFCRPPSKDMSYSNFFDSCVDDLANPKIYVIFDCNQIYPEYLIEFY